TCTGATTGATATTTTGAATTGGTACAATTGTAGAGTATAAAGACAATGATAGGGAAGAGTAAATAGGAAATATTTCTTAGAGAGTGAGATTTTGGTGAAAACTCATAAATATGACTATTGAAGGTAGCCTTGGAGTCGTGAGCTGAAACTAAGTAGGCTTTACCGGTAAAACCGTTATTACTTTGAGTAAAAAATTGGGTGGTACCGCGCGACCAAACTTCTCGCCCCAAGCAGAGAATGTTGGTTGTTTTTTTATACAAAAAATTAGTGGTAATTGCTCAAATGCTGGTTTTTAGAATTAAAATAAATTATTTTACAATTAAATAATTTATAAAACGTGAAATATATGTACTTGCAATAGTCATAAAATTCTTAATTATGCGAATTGAAAATTATTTTTCTAAATATCAAGTAATATATTATTTAAATATTTAAAGTATTAAAAAGTTCAATATATATAAAAATAGTATAAATAAATTATTCAGGAGGAAAGTATTATGGAAAAATTAAAAGTTTATTATGATGAGGATGCAGATTTGAATCTCTTGAAAGGAAAGAAGATAGCTATACTTGGATTTGGAAGTCAGGGACATGCACATGCTTTGAATTTAAAAGAAAGTGGACTCGACGTAATAGTCGGTTTATATAAAGGCAGTAAATCATGGAAAAAGGCTGAAGATTATGGATTTAAGGTGTATGAAATAGCTGAAGCTGTTAAACAAGCAGATATTATAACAGTACTTCTACCAGATGAAAAACAAAAGCAAATTTATGAAGAAAGCATAAAAGATAATTTATCAGAAGGAAATGCATTGTTCTTTGCACATGGATTCAATATTCACTTTAATCAAATAGTACCACCTAAGTTTGTAGATGTTTTAATGATTGCTCCAAAAGGACCGGGACATATAGTTAGAAGAGAATATACATTAGGCAATGGAGTTCCATGTCTGTATGCAGTATATCAAGATTACAGTGGAAAAGGAAAAGAAATTGCTTTAGCTTATGGAAAAGGAATTGGCGGAACTAGAGCAGGAGTTATGACTACAACATTTAAAGTTGAAACTGAAACTGATTTATTCGGTGAACAGGTAGTACTTTGCGGAGGAGTTTCTGAACTTATCAAAGCAGGTTTTGATACATTAGTTGAAGCTGGATATGCTCCTGAAAATGCATATTTTGAATGCTTGCATGAGATGAAGTTAATAGTTGACTTGATATATGAAGGTGGATTAGCTAGAATGAGATATTCTGTAAGTGATACTGCTGAATATGGAGATTATAAGATAGGAAAGAGAATAATAAATGACAATACTAGAGCTGAGATGAAAAAAGTTCTTCATGAAATTCAAGATGGAACATTTGCAAGAGAATGGCTTCTTGAGAACCAAACAGGAAGACCAGGATTTACAGCAAGAAGAAGAATGGAAAAAGATGCTCCAATAGAAAAGGTTGGAAAAGAACTTAGATCAATGATGTCATGGATCAATGAAAACCCTGATAATGAGTAATTAAAAAGTAGGATATTTGTTAAATTGGGGTAATATTTTAACAGTATATCAATAAAAAATTACTATGAATAACGCTTATGAATAAGGGGGCTTATCATTTAGCGGATGAGTTAAGTTTACAGGAGAAGTTGGGAAATCACTTTTTCCCCAATTCCTGTAATATAAATATCTATCTTTATTAGGGGTAAAATAATTATAGAAATACATAATTATAATTATAAAATTCTTAATTATGGGAATTACAAATCATTTTTTATATCAAATAGTATATTGTTTAAATATTTAAAGTATTAAGAAGTTCAATATTATAAATAGATTATTCAGGAGGAAAGTATTATGGAAAAATTAAAGGTTTATTATGATGAGGATGCAGATTTGAATCTCTTGAAAGGAAAGAAGATAGCTATACTTGGATTTGGAAGTCAGGGACATGCACATGCTTTGAATTTAAAAGAAAGTGGACTGGATGTAATAGTTGGTTTATATAAAGGCAGTAAATCATGGAAAAAGGCTGAAGATTATGGATTTAAGGTGTATGAAATAGCTGAAGCTGTTAAACAAGCAGATATTATAACAGTACTTCTACCAGATGAAAAACAAAAGCAAATTTACGAAGAAAGCATAAAAGATAATTTATCAGAAGGAAATGCATTGTTCTTTGCACATGGATTCAATATTCACTTTAATCAGATAGTACCACCTAAGTTTGTAGATGTTTTAATGATTGCTCCAAAAGGACCGGGACATATAGTTAGAAGAGAATATACATTAGGCAATGGAGTTCCATGTCTGTATGCAGTATATCAAGATTACAGTGGAAAAGGAAAAGAAATTGCTTTAGCTTATGGAAAAGGAATTGGCGGAACTAGAGCAGGAGTTATGACTACAACATTTAAAGTTGAAACTGAAACTGATTTATTCGGTGAACAGGTAGTACTTTGCGGAGGAGTTTCTGAACTTATCAAAGCAGGTTTTGATACATTAGTTGAAGCTGGATATGCTCCTGAAAATGCATATTTTGAATGCTTGCATGAGATGAAGTTAATAGTTGACTTGATATATGAAGGTGGATTAGCTAGAATGAGATATTCTGTAAGTGATACTGCTGAATATGGAGATTATAAGATAGGAAAGAGAATAATAAATGACAATACTAGAGCTGAGATGAAAAAAGTTCTTCATGAAATTCAAGATGGAACATTTGCAAGAGAATGGCTTCTTGAGAACCAAACAGGAAGACCAGGATTTACAGCAAGAAGAAGAATGGAAAAAGATGCTCCAATAGAAAAGGTTGGAAAAGAACTTAGATCAATGATGTCATGGATCAATGAAAACCCTGATAATGAGTAATTAAAAAGTAGGATATTTGTTAAATTGGGGTAGTATTTTAACAGTATATCAATAAAAAATTACTATGAATAACGCTTATGAATAAGGGGGCTTATCATTTAGCGGATGAGTTAAGTTTACAGGAGAAATAGGGGAGGCACTTTTTCCCTAATCCCTGTAATATCAATATCTATCTTTTTAGGGGCAAAATTATTATAGGTAGATATTACTTATAAATAAAAAGGGCTTATAAATATAAAATGTGCGAAAATTATTACGAAATTATATATATGTATTATAAAAACTATGATGGAGAAGAGTAAATAGTGGAGTGTTTTTAGAGAATTGGGATAAGGTGAAAACCCATGAATACGAAACTTTTGAAAATCACTCCTAAGTTACAAGCTGAAATTAGAAAGCTGTGTCGGTATTACCGTTATTAGAATTATGAGAAATTGGGTGGTACCGCAAAGCTTCTTACCCTAGGCAGGCGGTTATTTTTTTATAAAAAATTTCCAGATTTAAGGAGGATACTAAAAATGAAAAGTGATTCAGTAAAAAAGGGAATTAAGGCAGCTCCAGCAAGAGCACTTATGTATGGAATGGGATATACAAAAGAGGAGATTGAAAGACCTCTTATAGGAATAGTAAATTCACAAAACGAAATAGTTGCAGGTCACATGCATTTAGATGAAATAGCAAAAGCTGCAAAACTTGGAGTAGCAATGTCTGGGGGTACTCCTATAGAGTTTCCTGCTATTGCAGTTTGCGATGGAATTGCAATGGGTCATGTTGGAATGAAGTATTCTCTTGCTTCAAGAGAATTAATAGCAGATTCAATTGAAGCGATGGCAACAGCTCATGGTTTTGACGGATTGGTACTCATTCCTAACTGTGACAAAATTGTACCTGGAATGCTTATGGCAGCTGCAAGACTTAATATACCAGCTGTAGTAGTAAGTGGAGGACCTATGAGGGCAGGTAAGCTAAATAACAAAGCACTTGATTTTAGCACTTGTATTGAAAAGGTGGCAGCTTGCAGCGATGGAAAGGTAACAGAGGAAGAACTTGAAGAAGAAGCTAAGAGAGCCTGTCCTGGATGCGGTTCCTGCTCAGGATTATTTACAGCAAACAGTATGAACAGTCTTACAGAAGTACTTGGAATGGGTTTACCTCTAAATGGAAGTGCTCTTGCACAAACTGGTGAGAGAAATCAGCTGGCAAAATATGCAGGAATGTATGTAATGGATTGTGTAAAGAACAATAGACGGCCAAGAGATATACTAACTTTAGATGCATTTAAAAATGCTATAACGGTAGATATGGCTATGGCAGGATCCACAAATACAGTACTTCATCTTCCAGCAATTGCTCATGAGGCAGGTATAGAACTTAATTTGGATTTATTTCATGAAATAAGTAAACATACGCCTTGTCTTACAAAATTAAGTCCAAGTGGCAAACATCATATGGAAGATCTTCATCTGGCAGGGGGAATACCAGCTCTTATGAATGAACTTTCTAAGAAAGGTCTTATAAATGAAGATGCACTTACTGTTACCGGGAAAACTGTGGGCGAAACTATAAAAGATTTTAAAGTGCTTGATTATGAAGTTATAAGAAGTGTAGACAATGCTTACAGCAGTGAAGGCGGAATAGCAATACTTAGAGGAAATTTGGCACCAGATGGAGCGGTAGTTAAAGAATCTGCAGTTTCAAAAGAAATGATGGTACATGAGGGACCGGCTAGAGTGTATAATTCTGAAGAAGAAGCAGTTAAGGCTATATTTGGCAATGAAATAAATAAAGGCGATGTAATTGTGATAAGATACGAAGGACCAAAAGGCGGACCTGGAATGAGAGAAATGCTTTCACCAACTTCTGCTATAGCAGGTATGGGTTTAGATAAAGATGTAGCACTTTTAACAGATGGAAGATTCTCAGGAGCTACAAGAGGTGCATCTATAGGACATGTATCACCAGAAGCTATGGAAGGTGGGCTAATAGGACTTGTAGAAGAAGGAGATACTATATTTATAGATATTACAAATAAAAAGTTGGAGCTAAAAGTAAGTGAGGAAGAACTTGAAAAGAGAAGAAAGAACTATGTAAAGCCTGAACCTAAGATAAAAACAGGATATTTATCAAGGTATGCAAAATTGGTTACTTCTGCAAATACAGGTGCAGTTCTTAAATAATCAGAGTTTTTTAATGTACTTTAAGTAAATTGCGAAGCAATTTGCTAAGTTGATAATTGATAGTGGAAAGTGGAGAGTTAATGTGGATTTTTTCCGTTATACTACAAAAAATCTTTGATTAAATTTTGAAGGTTCATTTTGCTAGAGCGAAACATTGATGATGCATATAAGTTTAAAGTTTTTTGCCATGCCTAAAAATCAGTCTTCACTCTCAACTCTCAATTTTCAACTTTCAACTAAAAAGACTTCATATATGTGAAAGTTGAGTAAATATATTATTTAATAAAAATTCAGAATAAACTATTGACATTTGAATTGTTTTATAGTAACATATACACATATTTAAATAATAAAAGCTTTGACAGGGACTATTAAATATGATGTATATTTTAAAGCGAGTGGGATCTGGTGTAAACCCATAAATATTTCATATTGAAACTCACCCTTGAGCTGTAAGCTGAAATTATAGTAAGCTGTGCCGGTGTGAATCGTTATTGAATTAAGTAATAAAATTGGGTGGTACCGCGAACAGACTTCTCGCCTCAAGAGAAAGGCTGTTTTTTTGTGCTAATTTTTAACCTAAAATTACCTATATTAATTACTTTGAAGTATCAATGAATCCTATTTAGTGTGTATCAAGTTTAAATTTGATTTAAGTAAATTAATTTTTAGAAACTATTTGTAAATGTAAATTAGAAAGTATAAAATATGTATTAATATATGAAAGCTTTGAAAGGGATAAGTAGATATTATAATATTTTAAAGAGAGTGAGAGTTTTGGTGTAAACTCACAGATATATAATATTGAAACTCACCCTTGAGCTGTAAGCTGAAGTTAGTAGGCTGAGCCGGCTTTGCCGTTATTAAATTGAGTAATAAAATTGGGTGGTACCGTGAACAGACTTCTCACCCCATAAGGAGTCTGTTTTTTTGTACTCAAAAATCCTATTAAATTGAATTTACAAGGAGAGATGGTTATGAAAGCTGCTGAAGCAGTTATCCAATGTTTAAAGAAAGAAAATGTAAATATGGTATTTGGGTATCCTGGTGCTGCAGTGGTTCCTATATATGAAGCTTTGAGAAAATCAGATGTGAAGCATATATTAGTAAGACAGGAACAAGCTGCAGGACACTCTGCTAGTGGATATGCTAGGTCAACTGGAAAAGTTGGAGTCTGTATAGTTACATCAGGACCTGGCGCAACTAATCTCATTACTGCCATTGCTGCTGCATATATGGATTCCATTCCTCTTGTTGTTATTACGGGTCAGGTTAAGTCTACATTAATCGGAAGGGATGTATTTCAAGAATTAGATATCACAGGTGCTACAGAATCTTTTACAAAATATAATTTTCTTGTAAGAGATGCTAAATCCATACCTAAGACCATAAAGGAAGCATTTTATATAGCTGAAACTGGTAGAAAAGGCCCTGTGCTTGTAGATATACCTATGGATATAATGGAAGAAGATATTGATTTTGAATATCCTGAAAATGTAAATATAAGAGGATACAAACCTACTGTTAAAGGACACTTTGGTCAAATAAAGAAAATAATAGATAGAATCAAAGTTAGCAAGAGACCTCTTATTTGTGCAGGTGGCGGAGTTATACTGGCAAATGCACAAAAAGAACTGGAGCAATTTGTTAGAAAATCACATATACCTGTTGTTCATACTCTTATGGGAAAAGGATGTATAAATGAAAATAGTGATTATTATGTAGGTTTAATAGGTACTCATGGATTTGCTTATGCCAATAAAGTTGTACAAAATGCAGATGCACTAATACTTATTGGAGCTAGAGCTTCAGATAGAACTATCAGTGGGGTAAAAAATTTTGCAAAGGATGCAGATATAATTCATATAGATATTGATCCTGCTGAAATAGGTAAAATTCTGAACACTTATATTCCAGTAGTTGGTGATTGTGGAAATGTTTTATCGGATTTAAATAAAGAAATAGTAGCTCCACAGACGGAAAAATGGATGGAAGAAATTAAAAATTGGAAGAAAGATTTGCATATAGAAAGAAAGCTTACAGGTAAAGTTAATCCAAAATATGTGTTAAAAACTGTTTCTGATACATTAGGAGAAGAGGTTATTTTGACAGCAGATGTAGGACAAAATCAGTTATGGTGTGCTCGTAACTTTAGGATGGCAGGGAATAGAAAGTTTTTAACTTCTGGAGGCCTTGGAACTATGGGATATTCTCTTCCAGCAGCTATTGGTGCTAAAATTGCATGTCCTGATAAACAAGTTATAGCTTTTGCAGGTGATGGTGGATTTCAAATGAGTCTTTTTGAACTTGGAACTATTGCAGAAAACAATCTAAACATTATTATAGTTTTGTTTAACAACTCAGGACTGGGTATGGTTAGGGAGATGCAAGACAATAAATATTCTGGTGAATTTGGAGTAAACTTTAGGACTAATCCAGATTTTGTAAAGCTTGCAGAAGCTTATGGATTGACAGCTAAGAGAGTAGAAAATGATTCTGAATTTAACGGAGTTTTTAGAGAAGCATTAGATTCAAGCAAGGCATTTCTGATAGAGTGCATTGTAGATCCTCATGAGAGAACTTTTTAGAAAGAGGTGATTACTATAAAAAAGTATGTGATGTCAGTATTAGTTGAAAATCATTCAGGTGTTTTAAGTAAAGTAGCCGGGCTTTTTAGTAGAAGGGGATATAATATTCACAGTCTCACTGTAGGAGTTACAGGAGATCCTGAAATATCACGAATGACTATTGTATCCATTGGAGACGACTATATGTTTGAACAGATAAGTAAACAGCTGAATAAATTGATTGAAGTTATAAAAGTAATAGAATTAGACCCCGATGCATCTGTTTATAGGGAGTTATCTCTTATAAAAGTTTGTGCAGAATCCAACAATAAACTGCTAATTATGGAAAGCGTAAATACTTTTAGAGGTAGAATAGTAGATATGAATGAAAAAAGTATGATAATTGAAATAACCGGAAATGAAAAGAAGATATCTGCTTTTATTGAACTAATGAAACCTTATGGAATAAAGGAAATTATACGTACTGGACTTACTGCACTTCAAAGGGGAAGTAAGCTGGAAGACTAAATGCAAACTCATAATAAAAAATATCTCTTTTGTCTTAAATATTAAAGACAAAGGGATATTTTTTTATTTGCTAGTATTACTTATAAATAGGAATATTAACAAATATAAATTATATACTTAATATAGACAAAGTATATTTTAAAAGATGGGAATACAAAATTAATATTTGAAGTAAAGAACTTATTTAAAGTATAGATGAAATGCTGTAAGAGTGGTATGAAAATTAAATTTAGAGGAGGGACAGAGACATGGATAATACCATATTATTGAGTAAGATATCCCAGGGTCTAATGGAATGCTGTAAATCAAAAAAATTTTTGAGAGTAAAAAAATTAACTGTGAATGTAAGTGAAAATAGCAATATTAATTCTTGTAATCTTTATGAGTATCTTAAAAATTTTAATAAAGGCATAGTAGATGAATC
The genomic region above belongs to Clostridium sp. AWRP and contains:
- the ilvB gene encoding biosynthetic-type acetolactate synthase large subunit, with amino-acid sequence MKAAEAVIQCLKKENVNMVFGYPGAAVVPIYEALRKSDVKHILVRQEQAAGHSASGYARSTGKVGVCIVTSGPGATNLITAIAAAYMDSIPLVVITGQVKSTLIGRDVFQELDITGATESFTKYNFLVRDAKSIPKTIKEAFYIAETGRKGPVLVDIPMDIMEEDIDFEYPENVNIRGYKPTVKGHFGQIKKIIDRIKVSKRPLICAGGGVILANAQKELEQFVRKSHIPVVHTLMGKGCINENSDYYVGLIGTHGFAYANKVVQNADALILIGARASDRTISGVKNFAKDADIIHIDIDPAEIGKILNTYIPVVGDCGNVLSDLNKEIVAPQTEKWMEEIKNWKKDLHIERKLTGKVNPKYVLKTVSDTLGEEVILTADVGQNQLWCARNFRMAGNRKFLTSGGLGTMGYSLPAAIGAKIACPDKQVIAFAGDGGFQMSLFELGTIAENNLNIIIVLFNNSGLGMVREMQDNKYSGEFGVNFRTNPDFVKLAEAYGLTAKRVENDSEFNGVFREALDSSKAFLIECIVDPHERTF
- the ilvC gene encoding ketol-acid reductoisomerase codes for the protein MEKLKVYYDEDADLNLLKGKKIAILGFGSQGHAHALNLKESGLDVIVGLYKGSKSWKKAEDYGFKVYEIAEAVKQADIITVLLPDEKQKQIYEESIKDNLSEGNALFFAHGFNIHFNQIVPPKFVDVLMIAPKGPGHIVRREYTLGNGVPCLYAVYQDYSGKGKEIALAYGKGIGGTRAGVMTTTFKVETETDLFGEQVVLCGGVSELIKAGFDTLVEAGYAPENAYFECLHEMKLIVDLIYEGGLARMRYSVSDTAEYGDYKIGKRIINDNTRAEMKKVLHEIQDGTFAREWLLENQTGRPGFTARRRMEKDAPIEKVGKELRSMMSWINENPDNE
- the ilvN gene encoding acetolactate synthase small subunit, which codes for MKKYVMSVLVENHSGVLSKVAGLFSRRGYNIHSLTVGVTGDPEISRMTIVSIGDDYMFEQISKQLNKLIEVIKVIELDPDASVYRELSLIKVCAESNNKLLIMESVNTFRGRIVDMNEKSMIIEITGNEKKISAFIELMKPYGIKEIIRTGLTALQRGSKLED
- the ilvC gene encoding ketol-acid reductoisomerase codes for the protein MEKLKVYYDEDADLNLLKGKKIAILGFGSQGHAHALNLKESGLDVIVGLYKGSKSWKKAEDYGFKVYEIAEAVKQADIITVLLPDEKQKQIYEESIKDNLSEGNALFFAHGFNIHFNQIVPPKFVDVLMIAPKGPGHIVRREYTLGNGVPCLYAVYQDYSGKGKEIALAYGKGIGGTRAGVMTTTFKVETETDLFGEQVVLCGGVSELIKAGFDTLVEAGYAPENAYFECLHEMKLIVDLIYEGGLARMRYSVSDTAEYGDYKIGKRIINDNTRAEMKKVLHEIQDGTFAREWLLENQTGRPGFTARRRMEKDAPIEKVGKELRSMMSWINENPDNE
- the ilvD gene encoding dihydroxy-acid dehydratase, producing MKSDSVKKGIKAAPARALMYGMGYTKEEIERPLIGIVNSQNEIVAGHMHLDEIAKAAKLGVAMSGGTPIEFPAIAVCDGIAMGHVGMKYSLASRELIADSIEAMATAHGFDGLVLIPNCDKIVPGMLMAAARLNIPAVVVSGGPMRAGKLNNKALDFSTCIEKVAACSDGKVTEEELEEEAKRACPGCGSCSGLFTANSMNSLTEVLGMGLPLNGSALAQTGERNQLAKYAGMYVMDCVKNNRRPRDILTLDAFKNAITVDMAMAGSTNTVLHLPAIAHEAGIELNLDLFHEISKHTPCLTKLSPSGKHHMEDLHLAGGIPALMNELSKKGLINEDALTVTGKTVGETIKDFKVLDYEVIRSVDNAYSSEGGIAILRGNLAPDGAVVKESAVSKEMMVHEGPARVYNSEEEAVKAIFGNEINKGDVIVIRYEGPKGGPGMREMLSPTSAIAGMGLDKDVALLTDGRFSGATRGASIGHVSPEAMEGGLIGLVEEGDTIFIDITNKKLELKVSEEELEKRRKNYVKPEPKIKTGYLSRYAKLVTSANTGAVLK